One genomic segment of Musa acuminata AAA Group cultivar baxijiao chromosome BXJ3-3, Cavendish_Baxijiao_AAA, whole genome shotgun sequence includes these proteins:
- the LOC135632917 gene encoding putative disease resistance protein RGA4 yields MKSADGSGSSNSSISTLTIVGIGGVGKTTLAQQAYNHARVQDCFQLKVWVCVSDNFNVERLTKEIIESLTRNTCDLNNFDTLQVVVKEKLTSKRFLLVLDDVWSEDSLKWERFCAPLKHGEPGSKILVTTRSKKIADMVGNPFPLDGLDDASYWEFFKQCAFGSEYAGECPQLEAIAKKIAYRLNGLPLAARTVGGLLKPQMNEKHWRNIAGSEIWQLQHDEKGVLPVLQLSYQCLPPYLKRCFVFCSLFPKDHRFYEGDDLVRLWMAEGYVAQDNNMTIEDTRSLYFIDLVNRSFFQEGPVGWEYMMHDLIHDLAQFISEGEFCMIDDDESKEIPNTIRHLSATLTDKTKLMEFSCYEKLRTLMINYKSHWHDIGVEGSLFLQFERLKNIRVLILQRCGLRELPETIGGSIHLRYLDISHNFYFRRLPESLCGLYNLRVLDLWGCELQSFPHGMSKLINLMHLNAEDKIISEINDVGKLTSLQGLCSFKVLKDKGHEVAQLGSLKYLHGELRITSLENVESQQEANKANLNNKQYLGALALEWTSDDGSSLDGNELVGSEEVLEGLQPHQALQRLMIVGYIGVRSPSWLQAQLLANLRTLRLINCKAWKDLSYIGQLPNLKKLYVKGMPAVKQISHGLSTESKFLPNLEELVLENMVALEELPSLGQLPYLKVLRIERMPVVKKVGDGFFGSRDQDKCFPSLEELKFRGMPQWEEWSWADGRQLFPCLRILEIVRCPRLKRLPPLPPLETLRLDEVGLTEVAGLREGIHGGGSCITASLSSLEIIQCPNLRNLEEGLLSHSFQNIRDIAILECAELVWLPVKEFKELTSLEKLSIRSCPKLLSMTQDGDNDILLPPSIKQLMLSDCGNLGKLLPGFLHNLTSLTRLEICGCSSIESLPETSLLHLKRLEYLKIWKCGELRSIDGLRVLESLRELTIKLCPKLLLNKGNEQVEGLSLPKLCIDDTALFKLSLLRRTLPSVRALTISNFPRATMSDEEEQLLRSLTALRSLEFFNCENLQSLPRELHALSSLRLLKIIRCPKIQVLPEKGLPTSLTNLIFSYCHRMLREQLEKHLAEMKSSG; encoded by the coding sequence ATGAAATCTGCCGACGGATCCGGATCTAGCAACAGTAGCATCTCTACCTTAACTATTGTTGGGATCGGAGGGGTCGGAAAGACTACTCTTGCTCAGCAAGCGTACAACCACGCGAGGGTGCAGGACTGTTTTCAGCTTAAGGTCTGGGTCTGTGTATCCGACAACTTCAACGTGGAGAGGCTTACCAAAGAGATCATAGAATCCTTAACCAGGAATACGTGTGATCTCAATAACTTTGATACACTTCAAGTGGTAGTTAAGGAGAAGTTGACCTCAAAAAGGTTCCTGCTTGTCCTCGACGATGTGTGGAGCGAGGACAGCCTGAAATGGGAAAGATTTTGTGCACCATTGAAGCACGGAGAACCCGGAAGCAAGATTTTGGTTACGACTCGCTCTAAAAAGATTGCAGACATGGTTGGCAATCCGTTCCCTCTAGATGGTCTGGATGACGCCAGCTATTGGGAATTTTTCAAGCAATGTGCATTTGGTTCCGAATACGCCGGTGAATGTCCACAGCTAGAAGCCATAGCAAAGAAGATCGCTTACAGGTTGAATGGGTTGCCACTTGCGGCAAGGACGGTAGGCGGGTTGTTGAAGCCGCAGATGAATGAGAAGCACTGGAGAAACATCGCAGGGAGTGAAATCTGGCAACTACAGCATGACGAAAAGGGTGTCCTGCCAGTCCTACAATTGAGCTATCAATGTCTTCCCCCATACCTTAAGCGGTGCTTTGTTTTTTGTTCCCTGTTCCCCAAAGATCATCGATTTTATGAAGGAGATGACTTGGTCCGgctttggatggcagaaggctacgTTGCTCAAGACAACAATATGACGATCGAGGATACAAGAAGCCTCTACTTCATTGACTTAGTGAATAGGTCTTTCTTTCAGGAAGGTCCTGTGGGATGGGAATATATGATGCATGACCTGATACATGATCTTGCTCAGTTTATTTCAGAGGGGGAGTTTTGCATGATCGATGATGATGAGTCGAAAGAGATCCCTAATACGATTCGTCATCTGTCAGCAACATTAACCGATAAAACTAAGTTAATGGAGTTCTCCTGTTATGAGAAATTACGGACCCTCATGATCAATTATAAAAGTCATTGGCATGACATTGGAGTCGAGGGCTCTTTGTTCCTCCAGTTTGAAAGATTAAAAAACATTCGAGTGTTGATATTACAGAGGTGTGGCTTGCGGGAGTTGCCTGAGACAATTGGTGGCTCGATACACCTCCGCTATCTTGACATATCTCACAACTTCTACTTTAGGAGGCTGCCGGAGTCGTTATGTGGTCTTTACAATTTGCGAGTACTGGATCTGTGGGGCTGTGAACTACAGAGTTTCCCGCACGGCATGAGTAAGTTGATCAACTTGATGCATCTTAATGCAGAAGACAAAATAATTTCCGAGATAAATGATGTTGGGAAGCTGACTTCTCTTCAAGGACTGTGTTCATTTAAAGTACTCAAGGATAAGGGACACGAGGTTGCCCAATTAGGCAGTCTGAAATATCTTCATGGAGAACTTCGAATTACCAGCCTTGAGAACGTTGAGAGTCAACAAGAAGCAAACAAGGCTAATCTGAACAACAAACAGTACCTTGGTGCACTGGCCTTAGAATGGACATCGGATGATGGCTCCAGTTTGGACGGCAACGAATTAGTTGGGTCGGAGGAGGTACTTGAAGGTCTCCAACCACATCAGGCTCTCCAACGTTTGATGATCGTAGGGTACATTGGTGTCAGATCACCCAGTTGGCTGCAGGCACAATTGTTAGCGAATCTGAGAACTCTTAGATTGATAAACTGCAAAGCATGGAAGGATCTTTCATATATTGGACAGCTACCGAATCTCAAGAAACTTTACGTGAAGGGAATGCCTGCAGTGAAACAAATAAGTCATGGATTAAGTACAGAGAGCAAGTTCTTGCCTAATCTGGAAGAGCTAGTGCTGGAGAACATGGTGGCACTGGAGGAACTCCCGAGTCTTGGACAACTGCCGTATCTCAAGGTTCTTCGCATCGAGAGAATGCCGGTAGTGAAGAAGGTGGGCGATGGATTCTTTGGTTCTAGAGACCAAGACAAGTGTTTTCCTAGCTTGGAGGAGCTCAAGTTTAGGGGCATGCCACAATGGGAAGAGTGGTCTTGGGCTGATGGCCGACAGCTGTTTCCCTGCTTGCGAATTCTTGAAATTGTACGGTGCCCGAGGCTTAAGAGGTTGCCACCCCTCCCTCCGCTTGAAACATTAAGATTAGATGAAGTCGGATTGACAGAAGTTGCAGGGTTACGGGAAGGAATCCATGGAGGCGGCAGTTGTATAACTGCTTCTCTTTCATCATTAGAAATAATTCAATGTCCAAATCTAAGAAATCTGGAAGAAGGGTTGCTATCGCACAGCTTCCAAAATATCCGTGACATTGCGATATTGGAATGCGCTGAACTCGTGTGGCTGCCGGTGAAGGAGTTTAAAGAGCTCACCTCCCTTGAGAAGTTGTCAATCCGCAGTTGCCCGAAGCTCTTGAGCATGACGCAAGATGGGGACAATGACATCCTCCTCCCACCCTCAATCAAGCAACTAATGCTGTCTGACTGTGGGAATCTGGGAAAATTGCTACCGGGCTTCCTGCACAATTTGACCTCACTCACACGATTGGAAATATGCGGCTGCTCGTCCATAGAATCTCTTCCAGAAACGTCGCTGCTTCACCTGAAACGACTTGAATATCTGAAGATTTGGAAATGTGGTGAGTTGAGATCAATAGACGGGTTGCGAGTTCTGGAATCCCTCAGAGAATTGACCATCAAACTATGTCCCAAGCTGTTGCTGAATAAAGGGAATGAGCAAGTGGAGGGTTTGTCGCTGCCTAAATTATGCATCGACGACACAGCCCTGTTCAAACTATCGCTCTTAAGAAGGACACTTCCATCCGTCCGTGCTCTCACAATCTCAAACTTTCCTCGAGCGACGATGTCTGATGAGGAGGAGCAGTTGTTGCGAAGCCTCACAGCTCTCAGATCGCTAGAATTCTTCAATTGCGAGAATCTACAATCGCTACCGAGAGAGTTGCATGCCCTTTCCTCCCTCCGgcttttaaaaataattagatGTCCGAAGATTCAGGTGCTACCTGAGAAGGGGCTACCGACGTCCCTCACGAATCTAATTTTCAGTTATTGCCATCGGATGCTGAGGGAGCAGCTGGAAAAGCACTTGGCCGAGATGAAGAGCTCGGGTTGA
- the LOC135586327 gene encoding putative disease resistance protein RGA4, translating to MSSWILAGLGSLGEAFIGSLIEKISDDAIPRLSEVFGIGAKPGDGTDLLKLKTTLTGTKHIIGRVENMWIKDEDTKKQLKELVMELKDTAYDAEDLLDEIQFRVLKQQIEQQGAQGDEASNQSSSSSSGHFPWKKMKISVPKFTSRFFGREDDVNRVREIQMKLDKITTCTKDLITTLDADERQMITSVVPRTTTSFPIETQVFGREEQLNQLLGLLLQSADGSGSSDGGISTLTIVGIGGVGKTTLAQQAYNHERVQDYFQHEVWVCVSDNFNVERLTKEIIESITENKCDLSNLDTLQVVLKKNLTSKRFLLVLDDVWNEDSLKWERFCAPLRYGEPGSKILITTRSKTIAEMVGNPIPLGGLDETSYWKLFKKCAFGSEDEGEFPQLEAIAKKIAGRLKGLPLAAKTVGGMLKAQMNEKHWRNIAGSEIWQLPQDEEGLLPVLQLSYRGLPPHLKRCFVFCSLFPKDCRFYEPDLIQLWMAEGYVAQDNMKDNMTLEAIGSRYFFDLVNRSFFQEAPWGSTYVMHDLIHDLAQFISEGEFCRIDDDESKEIPNTTRHLSATLTDGTKLMELSCYDKLRTLMINYKSHWYGFGVKGSLFPRFERLKNIRVLILQSCGLRELPETIGGSIHLRYLDISHNRYIRRLPKSLCGLYNLRVLDLQGCELQSFPHGMSKLINLMHLNAEDEIISDINDVGKLTSLQGLSSFKVLKDQGREVAQLGGLKQLHGQLRISNLENVESKQEASKANLNNKQYLDALALEWTSDDGSSLDGNELVVSEEVLEGLQPHQALQRLMIVGYIGVRSPSWLQAQLLANLMTLGLENCKAWKDLSCIGQLPNLKNLYVGGMPAVKHISHELSTESKFLPNLERLVLMDVALEELPSLGQLPSLKVLRIERMPAVKKVGYGFFGSRDQGKCFPSLEKLKFRDMRELEEWSWPDGRQLFPCLRVLEIVQCPRLKRLPPLPPLETLRLDEVGLTEVAGLREGIHGGGSCITASLSSLEISQCPNLRNLEEGLLSHSFPNIGDIAILECAELVWLPVRELKELTSLKKLSIRSCPKLLSMTRDGDIDIPLPPSIEELVLFDCGNLRKLLPGCLHNLTSLTRLEIGDCPSIESLPETSLVHLKRLEYLKIWKCGELRSKDELLLNEGNKQVEGSSVSQLCIDDTALFKLSLLRRTLPSVRALKISNFPRATMSGEEEQLLRSLTALRSLEFLDCKNLQSLPTELHALPSLRLLAIFGCPEIQSLPEKGLPTSLRNLIFIGCHPMLSEQLKKHLDEMKSSGRFLPVDQLEIHEDKRSSSRYDSEEEEEEEEVELSDLEEEEEEELSE from the exons ATGTCGTCGTGGATACTAGCAGGCTTGGGATCGCTCGGAGAGGCTTTCATCGGGAGCTTGATAGAAAAGATCAGCGACGATGCGATCCCAAGGTTGTCGGAGGTGTTCGGAATCGGAGCTAAGCCCGGAGACGGAACTGACCTCCTCAAGCTGAAGACTACTCTTACCGGGACTAAGCACATCATCGGCAGAGTCGAGAACATGTGGATTAAAGATGAAGACACGAAAAAGCAATTGAAGGAATTGGTGATGGAACTGAAGGACACTGCTTATGACGCTGAGGACTTGCTTGACGAGATCCAGTTCCGGGTTCTGAAGCAACAGATCGAGCAACAAGGAGCTCAGGGTGATGAGGCAAGTAaccaatcttcttcttcttcttccggtcACTTTCCTTGGAAAAAGATGAAAATTTCGGTTCCTAAATTTACCAGTCGCTTCTTCGGTAGAGAAGATGATGTGAATAGAGTGAGGGAAATTCAGATGAAGTTAGATAAAATCACTACTTGCACAAAGGATCTCATTACTACTTTAGATGCTGATGAGAGACAGATGATAACGTCAGTAGTGCCCCGAACCACCACTTCCTTTCCGATAGAAACTCAAGTATTCGGACGAGAGGAACAGCTGAATCAACTTCTGGGACTGTTGCTGCAATCTGCCGACGGATCCGGATCTAGCGACGGTGGCATCTCTACCTTAACTATTGTTGGGATCGGAGGGGTCGGAAAGACTACTCTTGCTCAGCAAGCCTACAACCACGAGAGGGTGCAGGACTATTTTCAGCATGAGGTCTGGGTCTGTGTATCAGACAACTTCAACGTGGAAAGGCTTACCAAAGAGATCATAGAATCCATAACCGAGAATAAGTGTGATCTCAGCAACCTTGATACACTTCAAGTGGTTCTTAAGAAGAACTTGACCTCAAAAAGGTTCCTGCTTGTCCTCGACGATGTGTGGAACGAGGACAGTCTGAAATGGGAAAGATTTTGTGCACCATTGAGGTACGGAGAACcaggaagcaagattttgattacAACTCGCTCTAAAACGATTGCAGAAATGGTCGGCAATCCGATCCCTCTAGGAGGTCTGGATGAAACCAGCTATTGGAAATTGTTCAAAAAATGTGCATTTGGTTCCGAAGACGAAGGTGAATTTCCACAGCTAGAAGCCATAGCAAAGAAGATCGCTGGCAGGTTGAAGGGGTTGCCACTTGCGGCAAAGACGGTAGGCGGGATGTTGAAGGCGCAGATGAATGAGAAGCACTGGAGAAACATCGCAGGGAGTGAAATTTGGCAACTACCGCAAGACGAAGAGGGTCTCCTGCCAGTCCTGCAATTGAGCTATCGTGGTCTTCCCCCACACCTTAAGCGGTGCTTTGTTTTCTGTTCCCTGTTCCCCAAAGATTGTCGGTTTTATGAACCAGACTTGATCCAgctttggatggcagaaggctacgTTGCTCAAGACAATATGAAAGACAATATGACGCTGGAGGCTATAGGAAGCCGCTACTTCTTTGACTTAGTGAATAGGTCTTTCTTTCAGGAAGCTCCTTGGGGATCGACATATGTGATGCATGACCTCATACACGATCTTGCTCAATTTATTTCAGAGGGAGAGTTTTGCAGGATCGATGATGACGAGTCGAAAGAGATCCCTAATACGACTCGTCATCTATCAGCAACATTAACCGATGGAACTAAGTTAATGGAGCTCTCCTGTTATGATAAATTGCGGACTCTCATGATCAATTACAAAAGTCATTGGTATGGCTTTGGAGTCAAGGGCTCTTTGTTCCCTCGGTTTGAAAGATTAAAAAACATTCGAGTATTGATATTGCAGAGCTGCGGCTTGCGAGAGTTGCCAGAGACAATTGGTGGCTCGATACACCTCCGCTACCTTGACATATCCCACAACCGTTACATTAGGAGGCTGCCAAAGTCATTATGCGGTCTTTACAATTTACGAGTACTGGATCTGCAGGGCTGTGAACTACAGAGTTTCCCACACGGCATGAGCAAGTTGATCAACTTGATGCATCTTAATGCGGAAGACGAAATAATTTCCGATATAAATGATGTTGGGAAGCTGACTTCTCTTCAAGGATTATCTTCGTTCAAAGTACTCAAGGATCAGGGACGCGAGGTTGCCCAACTAGGCGGTCTGAAACAGCTTCATGGACAACTTCGAATTTCCAACCTTGAGAACGTTGAGAGTAAACAAGAAGCAAGCAAGGCTAATCTGAACAACAAACAGTACCTTGATGCACTAGCCTTAGAATGGACATCGGATGATGGCTCCAGTTTAGACGGAAATGAATTAGTTGTGTCGGAGGAGGTACTCGAAGGTCTCCAACCACATCAGGCTCTCCAACGTTTGATGATCGTAGGGTACATTGGTGTCAGATCACCCAGTTGGCTGCAGGCACAATTGTTAGCGAACCTGATGACTCTTGGTTTGGAAAATTGCAAAGCATGGAAGGATCTTTCTTGTATTGGACAGCTACCGAATCTCAAGAACCTTTACGTGGGGGGAATGCCTGCAGTGAAACATATAAGTCATGAATTAAGTACAGAGAGCAAGTTCTTGCCTAATCTGGAAAGGCTAGTGCTGATGGACGTGGCATTGGAGGAACTCCCGAGTCTTGGACAACTGCCGAGTCTCAAGGTTCTTCGCATCGAGAGAATGCCGGCAGTGAAGAAGGTGGGCTATGGATTCTTTGGTTCTAGAGACCAAGGCAAGTGTTTTCCTAGCTTGGAGAAGCTCAAGTTCAGGGACATGCGAGAATTGGAAGAGTGGTCTTGGCCTGATGGCCGACAGCTGTTTCCCTGCTTGCGAGTTCTTGAAATTGTACAATGCCCGAGGCTTAAGAGGTTGCCACCCCTCCCTCCACTTGAAACATTAAGATTAGATGAAGTCGGATTGACAGAAGTTGCAGGGTTACGGGAAGGAATCCATGGAGGCGGCAGTTGTATAACTGCTTCTCTTTCATCATTGGAAATAAGTCAATGTCCAAATCTAAGAAACCTGGAAGAAGGGTTGCTATCGCACAGCTTCCCAAATATCGGTGACATTGCGATATTGGAATGTGCGGAACTCGTGTGGCTGCCGGTGAGGGAGCTTAAAGAACTCACCTCCCTTAAGAAATTGTCAATCCGCAGTTGCCCGAAGCTCTTGAGCATGACGCGAGATGGGGACATTGACATCCCCCTCCCACCCTCGATCGAGGAACTAGTGCTGTTTGACTGTGGGAATCTGAGAAAATTGCTACCGGGCTGCCTGCACAACTTGACCTCACTCACTCGATTGGAAATAGGCGACTGCCCGTCCATAGAATCTCTTCCTGAAACGTCGCTGGTTCACCTGAAACGACTTGAATATCTGAAGATTTGGAAATGTGGTGAGTTGAGATCAAAAGACGAGTTGTTGCTGAATGAAGGGAATAAGCAAGTGGAGGGTTCGtcggtgagtcaattatgcatcgACGACACAGCCCTGTTCAAACTATCGCTCTTACGAAGGACACTTCCATCCGTCCGTGCTCTCAAAATCTCAAACTTTCCTCGAGCGACGATGTCTGGTGAGGAGGAGCAGTTGTTGCGAAGCCTCACAGCTCTCAGATCGCTAGAATTCTTGGATTGCAAGAATCTACAATCGCTACCGACAGAGTTGCATGCCCTTCCCTCCCTCCGGCTTTTAGCAATATTTGGATGTCCGGAGATTCAGTCGCTACCTGAGAAGGGGCTGCCGACGTCCCTCAGGAATCTAATTTTCATTGGCTGCCATCCGATGCTGAGTGAGCAGCTGAAAAAGCATTTGGACGAGATGAAGAGCTCGGGTCGATTTTTGCCTGTTGACCAATTGGAGATACATGAAG ataaaAGGAGTAGCTCTAGATATgattcagaagaagaagaagaagaagaagaagtagaattgtctgatttagaagaagaagaagaagaagaattgtcCGAGTAA
- the LOC135632775 gene encoding putative disease resistance protein At3g14460, with protein MSKLINLMHLNAAEEIISKINNIGKLTSLQGLSSFKVLKDQGHKVGQFDDLTQLHGELRITNLENVESKQEASNANLNNKQYLDALALEWTSDDGSDLDGNELIVLEEVLEGLRPHQALKRLTIRGYSGVRSPSWLQAELLANLITLGLKNCKAWEDLSCIGHLPNLKNLYVKGMPAVKQISHGLSTESKFLPNLEELVLENMVALEELPSLSQLSNLKVLHIERMPAVKEIGHEFFNHIDKNWLPKLEKIHLEDIPACERLPCIGQLPCLKILRIERMSAVTKVGHEFFGCRDQGKCFPSLEELKFSDMPAWQEWSWADGGELFPCLRRLEIVRCPKLQRLPPLPPLETLRLDEVGLTEATLFCFRSKE; from the exons ATGAGCAAGTTGATCAACTTGATGCATCTTAATGCAGCAGAGGAAATAATTTCCAAGATAAATAATATTGGGAAGCTGACTTCTCTTCAAGGATTATCTTCATTCAAAGTACTCAAGGATCAGGGACACAAGGTTGGTCAATTTGACGATCTGACACAGCTTCATGGAGAACTTCGAATTACCAACCTTGAGAACGTTGAAAGTAAACAAGAAGCAAGCAACGCTAATCTGAACAACAAACAGTACCTTGATGCACTGGCCCTAGAATGGACATCGGATGATGGCTCTGATTTAGACGGCAATGAATTAATTGTTTTGGAGGAGGTACTCGAAGGTCTCCGACCACATCAGGCTCTCAAACGTTTGACGATCAGAGGGTACAGTGGTGTCAGATCACCCAGTTGGCTGCAGGCAGAATTGTTAGCGAACCTGATAACTCTTGGTTTGAAAAATTGCAAAGCATGGGAGGATCTTTCATGTATTGGACACCTACCGAATCTCAAGAACCTTTACGTGAAGGGAATGCCTGCAGTGAAACAAATAAGTCATGGATTAAGTACAGAGAGCAAGTTCTTGCCTAATCTGGAAGAGCTAGTGCTGGAGAACATGGTGGCATTGGAGGAACTCCCGAGTCTTTCACAACTTTCAAATCTCAAGGTTCTTCACATCGAGCGAATGCCAGCAGTGAAAGAGATTGGACATGAATTCTTTAATCATATAGACAAGAATTGGTTACCTAAGCTAGAAAAGATACATCTTGAGGACATTCCAGCTTGTGAGAGACTCCCTTGTATTGGACAACTGCCGTGTCTTAAGATCCTTCGCATCGAGAGAATGTCAGCAGTGACGAAGGTAGGCCACGAGTTCTTTGGTTGTAGAGATCAAGGCAAATGTTTTCCAAGCTTGGAAGAACTCAAATTCAGCGACATGCCAGCATGGCAAGAGTGGTCATGGGCTGATGGCGGAGAGCTGTTTCCCTGCTTGCGTAGGCTTGAAATTGTAAGATGCCCGAAGCTTCAGAGGTTGCCTCCCCTCCCTCCACTTGAAACATTAAGATTAGATGAAGTCGGATTGACAGAAGCAACGTTGTTCTGTTTTCG atcgAAGGAGTAG